One part of the Rutidosis leptorrhynchoides isolate AG116_Rl617_1_P2 chromosome 1, CSIRO_AGI_Rlap_v1, whole genome shotgun sequence genome encodes these proteins:
- the LOC139856065 gene encoding uncharacterized protein isoform X1: MALFLFLEMCVSYRYLWMIGLGSYYRRCSVMLVTRVYGFGGLSVVAQLVNQTVLDPETQGRNSLLASVFGLAFLVASVLLTSVAADKLIGPKMCLSDLWFLVARLTQGVTFLDTF; encoded by the exons ATGGCATTGTTCTTGTTTCTG GAAATGTGCGTAAGCTACAGATACTTATGGATGATCGGATTG GGTAGTTACTATCGAAGGTGTTCTGTAATG TTGGTTACCCGAGTTTATGGTTTTGGAGGACTGTCTGTTGTTGCACAACTAGTTAATCAAACTGTTCTTGATCCTGAAACTCAG GGACGGAACTCGTTACTAGCATCCGTGTTTGGTCTGGCTTTTCTTGTCGCATCAGTCCTCCTTACATCAGTTGCAGCTGACAAGTTAATTGGGCCCAAG ATGTGTCTGTCTGATTTGTGGTTTTTGGTTGCGCGCTTGACCCAAGGAGTGACTTTTTTGGATACTTTCTGA
- the LOC139856065 gene encoding uncharacterized protein isoform X5: MALFLFLEMCVSYRYLWMIGLGSYYRRCSVMLVTRVYGFGGLSVVAQLVNQTVLDPETQSVLLGTELVTSIRVWSGFSCRISPPYISCS; this comes from the exons ATGGCATTGTTCTTGTTTCTG GAAATGTGCGTAAGCTACAGATACTTATGGATGATCGGATTG GGTAGTTACTATCGAAGGTGTTCTGTAATG TTGGTTACCCGAGTTTATGGTTTTGGAGGACTGTCTGTTGTTGCACAACTAGTTAATCAAACTGTTCTTGATCCTGAAACTCAG AGTGTTCTCCTAGGGACGGAACTCGTTACTAGCATCCGTGTTTGGTCTGGCTTTTCTTGTCGCATCAGTCCTCCTTACATCAGTTGCAGCTGA
- the LOC139856065 gene encoding uncharacterized protein isoform X3 produces MALFLFLEMCVSYRYLWMIGLGSYYRRCSVMLVTRVYGFGGLSVVAQLVNQTVLDPETQGRNSLLASVFGLAFLVASVLLTSVAADKLIGPKVESSVLAASLPY; encoded by the exons ATGGCATTGTTCTTGTTTCTG GAAATGTGCGTAAGCTACAGATACTTATGGATGATCGGATTG GGTAGTTACTATCGAAGGTGTTCTGTAATG TTGGTTACCCGAGTTTATGGTTTTGGAGGACTGTCTGTTGTTGCACAACTAGTTAATCAAACTGTTCTTGATCCTGAAACTCAG GGACGGAACTCGTTACTAGCATCCGTGTTTGGTCTGGCTTTTCTTGTCGCATCAGTCCTCCTTACATCAGTTGCAGCTGACAAGTTAATTGGGCCCAAG GTTGAATCTTCTGTTCTTGCAGCTTCATTGCCGTATTAA
- the LOC139856065 gene encoding uncharacterized protein isoform X4, with translation MALFLFLEMCVSYRYLWMIGLGSYYRRCSVMLVTRVYGFGGLSVVAQLVNQTVLDPETQGRNSLLASVFGLAFLVASVLLTSVAADKLIGPKLHCRINRSF, from the exons ATGGCATTGTTCTTGTTTCTG GAAATGTGCGTAAGCTACAGATACTTATGGATGATCGGATTG GGTAGTTACTATCGAAGGTGTTCTGTAATG TTGGTTACCCGAGTTTATGGTTTTGGAGGACTGTCTGTTGTTGCACAACTAGTTAATCAAACTGTTCTTGATCCTGAAACTCAG GGACGGAACTCGTTACTAGCATCCGTGTTTGGTCTGGCTTTTCTTGTCGCATCAGTCCTCCTTACATCAGTTGCAGCTGACAAGTTAATTGGGCCCAAG CTTCATTGCCGTATTAACAGATCCTTCTAA
- the LOC139856065 gene encoding uncharacterized protein isoform X2: protein MCVSYRYLWMIGLGSYYRRCSVMLVTRVYGFGGLSVVAQLVNQTVLDPETQGRNSLLASVFGLAFLVASVLLTSVAADKLIGPKMCLSDLWFLVARLTQGVTFLDTF from the exons ATGTGCGTAAGCTACAGATACTTATGGATGATCGGATTG GGTAGTTACTATCGAAGGTGTTCTGTAATG TTGGTTACCCGAGTTTATGGTTTTGGAGGACTGTCTGTTGTTGCACAACTAGTTAATCAAACTGTTCTTGATCCTGAAACTCAG GGACGGAACTCGTTACTAGCATCCGTGTTTGGTCTGGCTTTTCTTGTCGCATCAGTCCTCCTTACATCAGTTGCAGCTGACAAGTTAATTGGGCCCAAG ATGTGTCTGTCTGATTTGTGGTTTTTGGTTGCGCGCTTGACCCAAGGAGTGACTTTTTTGGATACTTTCTGA
- the LOC139856065 gene encoding uncharacterized protein isoform X6 — protein sequence MLVTRVYGFGGLSVVAQLVNQTVLDPETQGRNSLLASVFGLAFLVASVLLTSVAADKLIGPKMCLSDLWFLVARLTQGVTFLDTF from the exons ATG TTGGTTACCCGAGTTTATGGTTTTGGAGGACTGTCTGTTGTTGCACAACTAGTTAATCAAACTGTTCTTGATCCTGAAACTCAG GGACGGAACTCGTTACTAGCATCCGTGTTTGGTCTGGCTTTTCTTGTCGCATCAGTCCTCCTTACATCAGTTGCAGCTGACAAGTTAATTGGGCCCAAG ATGTGTCTGTCTGATTTGTGGTTTTTGGTTGCGCGCTTGACCCAAGGAGTGACTTTTTTGGATACTTTCTGA